One window from the genome of Mugil cephalus isolate CIBA_MC_2020 chromosome 23, CIBA_Mcephalus_1.1, whole genome shotgun sequence encodes:
- the LOC125000999 gene encoding neuronal acetylcholine receptor subunit alpha-2-like, with translation MEQRGALTPLCCCCCCWIIINSVLAGEWTRVHAEDELFRSLFGGYNKWTRPAQNITDVVIVKFGLSIAQLIDVDEKNQMMTTNVWLKQEWTDYKLRWSPAEYDNVTSIRVPSELIWVPDIVLYNNADGEFAVTHMTKAQLFHTGRVRWAPPAIYKSSCSIDVTFFPFDQQSCKMKFGSWTYDRAKIDLEPLENTVDLKDYWESGEWAIVNAVGTYNTKKYDCCHEIYPDITYYFVIRRLPLFYTINLIIPCLLISFLTVLVFYLPSDCGEKITLCISVLLSLTVFLLLITEIIPSTSLVIPLIGEYLLFTMIFVTLSIIITVFVLNVHHRSSETHAMPRWVRRLFLSAVPRWLCMTRPDHDNLRPGRRRSVTRPSHSAWITQESDIDLHGYQEDQLDSLEINYCDLHGFPDAPHLTRFGVKIRPSSSPSSSSPPSLGYTLLPQRHSPLGSEWDAAPVDQTQTVLSPAVVSALEGVTYIAEHLRAEDEDFSVKEDWKYVAMVVDRIFLWMFIIVCLLGTVGLFLPPWLSGMI, from the exons atggagcagagaggagctcTGACGCcgctttgctgctgctgctgctgctggatcatCATTAACTCCG TTCTGGCTGGAGAATGGACTCGTGTTCACGCGGAGGACGAGCTCTTCAGGAGTTTGTTTGGAGGCTACAACAAGTGGACTCGTCCTGCTCAGAACATCACAGACGTGGTCATCGTCAAGTTCGGCCTCTCCATCGCTCAGCTGATAGAtgtg GACGAGAAAAACCAGATGATGACAACCAACGTGTGGCTGAAACAG gaATGGACGGACTATAAACTCCGGTGGAGTCCTGCCGAATACGACAACGTGACGTCCATCCGAGTTCCTTCTGAGCTCATCTGGGTGCCGGACATTGTGCTGTACAACAA tGCCGATGGAGAGTTCGCCGTCACCCACATGACCAAGGCCCAGCTGTTTCACACCGGCCGCGTGCGCTGGGCGCCGCCGGCCATCTACAAGTCCTCCTGCTCCATCGACGTCACCTTCTTCCCCTTCGACCAGCAGAGCTGCAAGATGAAGTTCGGATCCTGGACGTACGACCGCGCCAAGATCGACCTGGAGCCCCTGGAGAACACCGTGGACCTCAAG GATTACTGGGAGAGTGGAGAGTGGGCCATAGTCAACGCCGTGGGCACCTACAACACCAAGAAATACGACTGCTGCCACGAGATCTACCCGGACATCACCTACTACTTCGTGATCCGCCGCCTCCCGTTGTTCTACACCATCAACCTCATCATCCCCTGCCTGCTCATCTCCTTCCTCACCGTCCTGGTCTTCTACCTGCCGTCGGACTGCGGCGAGAAGATCACGCTGTGCATCTCGGTGCTGCTGTCGCTCACCGTCTTCCTGCTGCTCATCACCGAGATCATCCCGTCCACGTCGCTGGTCATCCCCCTCATCGGGGAGTACCTGCTCTTCACCATGATTTTCGTCACGCTgtccatcatcatcaccgtGTTCGTGCTGAACGTGCACCACCGGTCCTCGGAGACCCACGCCATGCCCCGGTGGGTTCGGAGGCTGTTCCTCTCCGCGGTGCCACGCTGGCTGTGCATGACGCGACCCGACCACGACAACCTCAGGCCTGgaag GCGGCGCTCAGTCACCCGACCCTCCCACAGCGCCTGGATCACTCAGGAGTCCGACATCGATCTCCATGGTTACCAGGAGGACCAGCTCGACTCCCTGGAAATCAACTACTGCGACCTGCACGGTTTTCCAGACGCGCCTCACCTGACCAGGTTTGGGGTGAAGATTagaccttcttcttctccttcttcttcttcccctccgtCCCTCGGCTACACCCTCCTCCCGCAGAGACACTCGCCCCTCGGCTCGGAGTGGGACGCCGCCCCCGTGGACCAAACACAAACGGTTCTGTCTCCTGCTGTGGTGTCGGCCCTGGAGGGGGTGACCTACATCGCAGAGCATCTGAGGGCTGAGGATGAAGACTTCTCG GTGAAGGAGGACTGGAAGTACGTGGCCATGGTCGTGGACCGGATCTTCCTGTGGATGTTCATCATCGTGTGTCTGCTGGGGACGGTTGGACTCTTCCTGCCTCCGTGGCTCTCTGGGAtgatttaa
- the zgc:113142 gene encoding D-beta-hydroxybutyrate dehydrogenase, mitochondrial, translated as MNSTLFLGQIIGIVPIAAALLFVLVKLVRRHRSSSSSSDVQDGHGYAVLITGCDSGFGHHLARCLDQKGFVVFAGCLSPEGAGARSLVGQSSRNMKILRMDVTRDEEVQQAKRTVQENLPEKGLWAVVNNAGVSDWAEIEWSTIEDFRNMVDINLFGSIRTSIAFLPLVRASKGRMVYVSSIFSFFNCLNMGAYSVSKRGLEAFADCLRVEMASFGVKVSIIQPGNFGQATNILRKKTSWDIWEKLDEERKQTFNRRYIELANNYFVSTCRTGFKDAELVINAMLHALTAARPRYRYLVVSAVDMFFFKLFPFLPTAVTDAVFSLSYMYAKRKEMLYTK; from the exons ATGAACTCCACCTTGTTCCTCGGCCAGATCATCGGCATCGTCCCCATCGCCGCCGCTCTGCTCTTCGTCCTCGTCAAGCTGGTTCGCCGccaccgcagcagcagcagcagcagtgatgtgCAGGACGGCCACGGCTACGCTGTGCTGATAACGGGCTGCGACAGCGGCTTCGGACACCACCTGGCTCGCTGCCTGGATCAGAAGGGCTTCGTGGTGTTCGCCGGGTGCTTGTCTCCGGAAGGAGCCGGGGCCCGGAGCCTGGTCGGACAGAGCTCCAGGAACATGAAAATCCTCAGGATGGACGTCACCAGGGACGAAGAGGTGCAGCAGGCGAAGAGGACGGTCCAGGAAAACCTGCCAGAGAAGG GCCTGTGGGCGGTTGTGAACAACGCTGGTGTCTCAGACTGGGCCGAGATCGAGTGGAGCACCATTGAAGACTTTCGCAACATGGTGGACATCAACCTGTTCGGCTCCATCAGGACCTCCATCGCCTTCCTTCCTCTGGTCCGTGCGTCCAAAG GTCGGATGGTTTATGTGTCGagcatcttctccttcttcaacTGCCTGAACATGGGCGCGTACAGCGTGTCGAAGAGAGGGTTGGAGGCGTTTGCAGACTGCCTACGGGTAGAGATGGCCAGCTTTGGCGTGAAG GTCAGCATCATCCAGCCGGGTAACTTTGGCCAAGCCACCAACATCCTGAGGAAGAAAACCAGCTGGGACATCTGGGAGAAACTGGACGAGGAGCGAAAGCAAACCTTCAACCGGCGGTACATCGAGCTCGCCAACAACTACTTCGTGTCGACGTGCAGGACGGGATTCAAGGACGCCGAGCTGGTCATCAACGCCATGCTGCACGCGCTCACAGCTGCTCGGCCCAGATACAGATACCTGGTGGTCTCTGCCGTGGACATGTTCTTCTTCAAGCTGTTCCCTTTTCTGCCCACCGCTGTCACCGACGCTGTGTTTTCTCTCAGCTACATGTAcgctaaaagaaaagaaatgctttaCACTAAATGA